The DNA window CGCTCGCGCTCAAATCTTGGACACACTGCGCCACAGAAGAAACATCCCCGGACCCACCAACTCTGAAAGGCCTGTAGGACCCATCACTAGTCCCCAAGTAACCCAACACCACATCACGGCTGTTCAATTGATCAGAATCATACCCGATCAACGGCCCACATTTATGCAACACCTCCGTCTTGTCTTCCACTCCAAGAAACGTCGTGTTATCATATTTTACAAAACACCCTTCAAGCTGCAAGGCGCCACCACTCGAGTCAGGGCAAAGAGTGCCGAGCTGACTCTCTGCACGAGCTACACAGCTAGCACAGTCACCATTGGAGAGGTCTCCTCGGCATTGGAAGAGACCGTAAAGAGTGTCCTGTGGTGTGGGGGACTTGATGGTGAAGTTGCTGTAGGTGGTGAACGTCGCTGATCTAACAAGGGATGTGAGTAGCAAGTTAACGTTGGAATCGTAAGGAGAACCTGGAGTGTATTTTAGCTGTGAACAACCACCGAAGACAAAAGAGTCTGTAGCGGAAGTAGCTGGGGTTGTAAGGACTGTGATTGTGAGAAGGGAAATAAGAGTTGTGATCGTTAATATTCTAGACATGTTTTTGAGCTCTTTGTTCcttgaaagaagagagaaggatAGATGAGGCAGTAGTGATCTTTGAGGGCTGTGAATATATGCAGAACTGATTGTTGGCAACTGTGGTAATGTTTCTGACAGAAAGATAGGGGGTGGGGGGTTTGTTGCTTGGAGGAGAATTTGCGTAAGAGAAGGGCTTTCTTTCGTCCTTCGCATATGCAGCATACCGGTATATATGATTGTAGCTTTATTATTTTCTgcattttattagatttttttttcaattttgccaAAAATATACCGTACTCATTTATATACAGTACTGGGTGGGTAGAGAAGTAAATGGCTGATTATTTTGCTAATATATATACGTACAAGCTGCATCTTTTGATTTGAGATTTCGAGGAGCTTTATGACCAGTTCGATATTGCGGTCTGAGTGTGTCTGAAAATGTcttgtaaaatagtttttaggttattttgatataaatgaaaagtatttaaaaagataatttaatatatttttaattaaaaaattaacacttttatataaaaacatttggactgtaatattaaacatatatttagtCCAAGCCTTGAATTACGTGCTCTATGAGTATTTAGGATTGGATTACTCTCGAGTCAGGaacaacataattttatcatatcatGTAAATTTGAAATCAATGGTTAGAATTTCATCATAAGAAAAACTAactaccattttaaaaaaacttaaaaaactcgTTAATTTGGTAAATGAAATTAATAGTCTAAATTTATCTTAATATGATAGATAATGTTCTCCATAGTTGAACAAAAATTTTGTTGGGTTACTAAATATTATACACGCAgtgaaaataatcaaataaaattatttaaaagtttttataatCCTATTAAACAGATCAGGGGAGTTATTTAGAGATTTAttatataaagatttaattttcttgaattttaaataattatttaaaagttgggttctcattatttaattatttgattttcgatgataatttacaataattattaataaaaaaaattctaaattttttttatagaaagagGTAGAGGTCAATCGAAGAGAGAGAGCATGGGAAAGGAGGAGAAGAAAGTTCCTAAGAGGGAGAAAGGGgtagtgatttaaaaaaataaaacttttcttACATGTGCTACTTTGCTACTTGCTTCTATATTACGTTGACATGTTCTTAGAATACAGgatcatatttaatataatattaagttgTGTGCATGATTTATTTAGTCaattctcatgaaaaaaaagttaataagaaaatatattaaaaacttcattattttatatagataaaattagtttaattaaaaatgcaagAATAAACTAAAAAGTCATCTTAAAAAATACACTTATTTAACGCGGATCAAACTCAAATAAATTGAAcgcttcaaaataattaaacccAATTGAGAGCGTTAACTAACACGCAGGGACGCACGTGGGAATAATTGAACGGTTCAAAATACACAACTATTATCGAAGTAAAATCCAATTTAGTTACTGCCTGaactatatatcaaataaatttcaGCCAAGCTTTAAAGTAGGAAGTTTCTCCATAGTAATTGAAGGGATAATTAGCAGAGTAGTGGAAGCTTCTATTCATTGCATTGATAATTAATATCAGTGACTAATAACTAAATACTGGTAGACTAGGAAAGGGAACACCTCGCCGAGGACAACAACCATGACATGGGACTGGCCTAAAGAAAACGACAGTAGCTTTTTCGTTTAGAGTTATCGAGTGTTATAtaagttggttttttaaaaaaaaaattataaatatattaaaataatataattttttaattttttaaaaattattttgtatttagcgtatcaaaataatttaaaaataataaaaaaatataattttaagtaaaaaaaataattaaatgctaCCTAACACAATGAAGACTGAAACATGGACTTAGTGTACTGTACCACT is part of the Populus alba chromosome 10, ASM523922v2, whole genome shotgun sequence genome and encodes:
- the LOC118046424 gene encoding plasmodesmata-located protein 6 isoform X1 codes for the protein MRRTKESPSLTQILLQATNPPPPIFLSETLPQLPTISSAYIHSPQRSLLPHLSFSLLSRNKELKNMSRILTITTLISLLTITVLTTPATSATDSFVFGGCSQLKYTPGSPYDSNVNLLLTSLVRSATFTTYSNFTIKSPTPQDTLYGLFQCRGDLSNGDCASCVARAESQLGTLCPDSSGGALQLEGCFVKYDNTTFLGVEDKTEVLHKCGPLIGYDSDQLNSRDVVLGYLGTSDGSYRPFRVGGSGDVSSVAQCVQDLSASECQDCLSEAIGRLKTVCGPAVWGDLYLAKCYVRFSTAGASSHGGNGNGNGNDNSGNDEVEKTLAILIGLIAAVALLVVFLSFLRKSCERDRGCK
- the LOC118046424 gene encoding plasmodesmata-located protein 6 isoform X2 yields the protein MRRTKESPSLTQILLQATNPPPPIFLSETLPQLPTISSAYIHSPQRSLLPHLSFSLLSRNKELKNMSRILTITTLISLLTITVLTTPATSATDSFVFGGCSQLKYTPGSPYDSNVNLLLTSLVRSATFTTYSNFTIKSPTPQDTLYGLFQCRGDLSNGDCASCVARAESQLGTLCPDSSGGALQLEGCFVKYDNTTFLGVEDKTEVLHKCGPLIGYDSDQLNSRDVVLGYLGTSDGSYRPFRVGGSGDVSSVAQCVQDLSASECQDCLSEAIGRLKTVCGPAVWGDLYLAKCYVRFSTAGASSHGGNGNGNDNSGNDEVEKTLAILIGLIAAVALLVVFLSFLRKSCERDRGCK